Sequence from the uncultured Fibrobacter sp. genome:
CATGACCAGAATTTGACGGGTTGTATGGAGCTTAGGCATTCGTTATCCTCTGAAAGGGCCTTACTGATACTGTCAATCTTGTTGAATGCCACTTCGGAAAAAAGGTTTTGTATTTCGAAGCCTGTCGTAAAATCTGTCTTTTGGCAAAGAGGGGATGGTGTAACAGAGGTGGTGCTAGAATCGTTGATTGTCTCTGGAGTAGAATCCTGGCTTTCCGCAGGAAACTTTTGGGAGAATTCTTCATTGGAGTAAATTAAAAAGTCTTTCTCTCTGTATTCGTCTTCGCTATAGGTTTCGTTGTTGTTGCATCTATATTGATATTGGAGGGTTATTTTTGAGGAATCGCACTTCATACTTCCTAGACGATAATCGATGTATGTACTTATGTCTTCAAGTTTGTCTTCTAATTGAGAGAGTTCCTCAATTGAAAGCGTCTGGTTGTTTTCGAGTTGGTTTCTCAATCCATTAGGAGTAATTTTTTTTAGGCTTTTCCAAATAGAGTCCATTATAACAGTATCTTTAAAACAGAATATTTCAGGATTTATGTCTATAAAATGATTGTTGGTTCTGCATATGCTCACGCCAACTTTTTTGGTGATACATTTTTCCTCTTCTATGGATTTCCGCTTGCAGGAGACGCTTGTGTCCGCAGCGAGTCGGTAAAGGGCTTGAGGCTTTAGACAGTTCTCGATTTGCTTGTCGAACACTTCGATTTGCGCACTGTAAATGCTGTCTAGCTTTTCGTAGTAGCGTGCTCTTTTCTTTTCCATCTGGAGGTATTCGTCAGACAGACGTGTTTCGCCATCGCTGCAAACGACGTCCTTGGGAATGGAGATTTCCTGTGTCGTGTCTTGCTGCTGGACTAATGCGGGGATGGTATCGAACATCTTCTTGAGGCATTCTGACGTGCCGGAACTCTTCATGATACTGTCAATTTTGTCGTGGGTTGCGTTTCGTGCTTTCTGGAATGCAACTTCTTCGACATCGTCCGTTGAATAGTCACTTGTGTAGGTCGCAAGGGATGTTCCGTATTGGCACACGCCGCCTGTGGGCTGGCTGCTTTTATCGCTCCCGCATCCGGCCCAGAAAATACAAACAAGTGATAAAACAAAGTATTTCCAAACTCGATTAGACATAGTAAACCTCCTCAAAACCTTTTTTGAATATATATAAGCGAATTTGGGGGCGCAACCAGATGTCCGTTTCTCGTGATATAAAGCAAAGATTTTGTTACATAGGACACGTTCTGTCGGATTTTCAAATTTCCCAATTTTATGGTTTATTCCCCCCTGTCTACTTCCTACTGCCTACTTCCTACCGCCTACTAATTCTATATTTTCGTATGTTATGATAATCTATTCCTTCTACATGGGCTTTGTGTGATTAGCGGTTTAAACTTGTATTTTCCCTAACCACTAACCACCAACCACTAACCACTTAATTAAAAACATGCAATTCCGTCCTGTAAAAGAACAGCTTGAAATTTTGATGCGCGGCGTTATCGATGTTGTGCCGCAGGAAGAACTCGAAAAGAAACTCCAGAAGTCCTACGATACCGGAGTCCCGCTCCGTATCAAGATGGGTGTGGACCCGACGGCTCCGGACGTGCACTTCGGCCACACGGTCGTGATGCGCAAGCTCCGCCAGTTCCAGGATTTGGGCCATACTGTGGTGCTTATCGTGGGTGACTACACTGCCCAGATTGGTGACCCGAGCGGCCGTAACAAGGCACGCCCGCGCCTCACGCACGAACAGGTGCTCGAGAACGCGAAGGAATACCAGGAACAGTTCTTCAAGGTGGTCCGCCGCGACCAGGTGGAAATCCACTACAACGGTGAATGGTTCTCCAAGCTCCCGTTCAGCAAGGTGACCGAACTCATGGGCCAGTTCACTGTGGCCCAGATGCTCGAACGCGAGGACTTCCACAACCGCTACACGGCCAACACGCCGATTAGCCTGCACGAGTTCATGTACCCGATGATGCAGGGCTACGATTCTGTGGCCATCAACAGTGATGTGGAACTCGGTGGCACCGACCAGAAGTTCAATGTGCTCCGTGGCCGTGACCTCCAGATTTTCGAAGGCATGGAGCCGCAGATCGGCCTCTTCATGCCTATCCTTCTCGGTACCGACGGCAAGGTCAAGATGAGTAAGTCCATCGGCAACTACGTGGGCTTGAACGAACCTGCCGACGTGATGTACCACAAGATTTATAGCCTCGCCGACAGCATTGTCGAGAACTGGTTTGAACTTCTCACCAACATCCCGCTTGAAGAAATCAAGCAGATGATGGCCGACATCGCCGCGGGCAAGATGAACCCCAACGATGCCAAACACCGCCTCGCGATTGACATTGTGACGCAGTACTACGGTGCGGAAGCCGCCGAGGCCGCCGCGCAGAAGGAACGCGAGATTCATAGCGGTAACGCCATCCCGAGCGATGCTGCCGAGTGCAGCGTGGCGGCCGGCACCTACGGTGCCCTGGACCTGCTCGTGGAAGTCAAGGCGTTTGCCTCCAAGGGCGAAGCCCGCCGCATGGTCCAGAACGGCGGCGTGAAGATTGCGGGTGAAAAACTCGCTGACCCGCAGGCGACATTTGAAATCAAGGGCTCTGACCAGCTGGTAATCCAGGTGGGCAAGCGCAAGTTCTTCAAGGTGAACTTCTAGGAGGTCCTATGCCTCAGGAAACGTTGATACTCGGCCTTAACCCCGCTTGGCAGCGACTGTTCTTTCTGGACAAGTTTACGCTGGGCGAAGTCCACCGCATTGCGAAGGTGGAAGAGTATGCCTCGGGCAAGGGCATCAACTGCGGCCGTGTGCTGCGGCATTTGGGCGGGACTCCCGTGCTGATGCATTTCCTTGGGGCGGATAACGGCTCCCGTATCTTCGATGAACTGTCTGCGGACGGAATTAAGCAGGCTCCCGTGTGGATTCACGAACCGACGAGAATCTGTACGACCATCGTGAGCGATGGGGAATCGACAGAGTTAATCGAGCCTTCGCCGAAGCTTGCCGCTGCGGAGAATGAGGACTTTATCCAGACGCTCAATAATTTTTGGCCCACCACCCAGTGCGTGGCCCTTTGCGGGTCGTTCCCGCGCTCTTTCGATGTCAGCCTCATCAATTCCTTGGACTTTACTGGGAAGCGTGTGTTTATCGATGCGATAAACAATATTGATGCCTGGCTCGAAAAGGGTGTTGAACTCCTCAAGATAAACAAGCTGGAGTACAGTGAATTGCTGGATCGCATGGGGATTCCCCAGGTCAAGTCGAGCCCGCAGTTTTGGAAGATGACTGCGATGGCGGTTCTCGAAAGGTTGCCCATCAGGAACCTTGTGATTACCGACGAAGAAGCGCCTGTTCGTGCCTTCCGTTTTGTAGAAAAGAAATTCCAGAGCTTGCAAATTCAACCGCCCGAGATTCAGGTGAAGAATAATGTCGGTGCCGGGGATTCCTTCTTTGCGGGTTGGCTCTATGCTGATGCCCAGGGAATGAGTTTTGAACAGTGCCTTGTCAAGGCGACGGCAGTGTCTGTTGCCCGTTGCGAGGTGGACCGTCCTTGGAAACTGGACCTTGCCCGCGTTGCCGAATTGGAGAGCAGTCTTGCTCCTACGTTAGAAAAGACGGGGGACTGATGCCTTCGGTGCTGGTGGTGATTCCTTCGGAAAAGGAATATTCGTTCCTTTATCCTGAATGTGAAGCCCCAAAGGTGGGAGCCCCGCAAGTTATTGATGAAAAACGCTACGATGTCGCCGTCTGCGGCGTTGGATTGCTGAATTTTTCTGTTAATTTATCTGCACTATTGGCCCGTAGTCGTTACGAGAGCGTTTATTTGCTTGGCGTCTGTGGGGCCTATCCCCAACGCGGACTCGGGGTAGGGGATGTTGTTCGCGTGCAAAGCGAAATCGTTGGCGATATGGGGGTGCAGGAGCAGGATGGCTCGTTTACTCCGTGGTCTAGCCTTAGCAAAAGTGCTCCTGTTAGGTACGGTGAAAATGGCGGGATACTCCCGGAATCCTTGCGTGACTTGCCATCTGTCTCGGGCCTGACGGTGAATTGCTGTACCGGCACATCTAAACTTGCCTTCGACCGGAGTGCCCGGTTCAATGTCGATATCGAAAGCATGGAAGGAGCGGCCCTTTTTGCCGTATGTGGCCGCTTTGGCGTTCCGGCCTTTGAATTCCGTGCAGTGAGCAATATCGCGACCGACCGCGACCCGTCCGCCTGGCGCATCCCCGAGGCCTTGGCAGCCCTCAAAAGGGAGGTACTGGATAAGCTATGAGGCTCGAGGCTCGAGCAATGAGCGATGAGTATTCGA
This genomic interval carries:
- the mqnB gene encoding futalosine hydrolase; the protein is MPSVLVVIPSEKEYSFLYPECEAPKVGAPQVIDEKRYDVAVCGVGLLNFSVNLSALLARSRYESVYLLGVCGAYPQRGLGVGDVVRVQSEIVGDMGVQEQDGSFTPWSSLSKSAPVRYGENGGILPESLRDLPSVSGLTVNCCTGTSKLAFDRSARFNVDIESMEGAALFAVCGRFGVPAFEFRAVSNIATDRDPSAWRIPEALAALKREVLDKL
- the tyrS gene encoding tyrosine--tRNA ligase, producing MQFRPVKEQLEILMRGVIDVVPQEELEKKLQKSYDTGVPLRIKMGVDPTAPDVHFGHTVVMRKLRQFQDLGHTVVLIVGDYTAQIGDPSGRNKARPRLTHEQVLENAKEYQEQFFKVVRRDQVEIHYNGEWFSKLPFSKVTELMGQFTVAQMLEREDFHNRYTANTPISLHEFMYPMMQGYDSVAINSDVELGGTDQKFNVLRGRDLQIFEGMEPQIGLFMPILLGTDGKVKMSKSIGNYVGLNEPADVMYHKIYSLADSIVENWFELLTNIPLEEIKQMMADIAAGKMNPNDAKHRLAIDIVTQYYGAEAAEAAAQKEREIHSGNAIPSDAAECSVAAGTYGALDLLVEVKAFASKGEARRMVQNGGVKIAGEKLADPQATFEIKGSDQLVIQVGKRKFFKVNF
- a CDS encoding PfkB family carbohydrate kinase, which produces MPQETLILGLNPAWQRLFFLDKFTLGEVHRIAKVEEYASGKGINCGRVLRHLGGTPVLMHFLGADNGSRIFDELSADGIKQAPVWIHEPTRICTTIVSDGESTELIEPSPKLAAAENEDFIQTLNNFWPTTQCVALCGSFPRSFDVSLINSLDFTGKRVFIDAINNIDAWLEKGVELLKINKLEYSELLDRMGIPQVKSSPQFWKMTAMAVLERLPIRNLVITDEEAPVRAFRFVEKKFQSLQIQPPEIQVKNNVGAGDSFFAGWLYADAQGMSFEQCLVKATAVSVARCEVDRPWKLDLARVAELESSLAPTLEKTGD